One Pseudoliparis swirei isolate HS2019 ecotype Mariana Trench chromosome 4, NWPU_hadal_v1, whole genome shotgun sequence genomic window carries:
- the lingo1b gene encoding leucine-rich repeat and immunoglobulin-like domain-containing nogo receptor-interacting protein 1-B: MAVLVSSGMEAGGHSYLVACWQPILILMLGTVLSGSTTGCPSRCDCNGHERSVACHRRRLAALPEGIPTETKLLDLSKNRLKTLGTEEFIDYPQLEELQLNENTISSIEPGAFGNLMNLRTLGLRNNQLKLIQLGVFTGLTNLTQLDISENKIVILLDYMFQELYNLRALEVGDNDLVFISPRSFHGLSNLESLNIEGCNLPSVPTNALSHLHNLLSLRLRYLNVTVMRDYSFKRLYRLRELEISQMPALDTMTGKCLFGLNLTSLSVTNCNLTGIPYQAISHLTYLRFLNLSFNPIHTVEGNKLFHLQKLQAFHLAGGRVGAIEPYSFRGLNHLRVLNVSSNSLSTLEESVFHSVGNLETLALYDNPLACDCRLLWVFRRRWRLNFNRQQPMCASPEVVQGKEFKDFPDILPPDYFVCQKSKIMEYKVQESHVDEGTSVHFTCQAEGDPVPVIMWLSPKKDYITTKTAGSRLSVASEGTLEVRYAQIQDNGTYLCIASNAAGNDTKAAHLFVHSSSPNWPHQPNKTFAFISNQPSDEGSNVTRASVPFPFDVKTLIIATTMGFISFLGVVLFCLVILFLWSRAKHNVKSSIEVEHVPPRKEEPEEASPTEAPVQFNMKIM, from the coding sequence GTAAGCAGTGGGATGGAGGCGGGCGGCCACAGCTACTTGGTGGCTTGCTGGCAGCCCATCCTGATCCTGATGCTGGGCACCGTCCTGTCCGGATCCACCACCGGTTGCCCGTCGCGATGCGACTGCAACGGTCACGAGCGCTCGGTCGCGTGCCACCGACGGAGACTGGCGGCGCTCCCCGAGGGCATACCCACGGAAACGAAGCTGCTGGACCTGAGCAAGAACCGCCTGAAGACTCTGGGGACCGAGGAGTTCATCGATTACcctcagctggaggagctgcagctcaACGAGAACACCATTTCGTCCATCGAGCCCGGGGCTTTCGGCAACCTCATGAACCTTCGAACTCTAGGCTTGCGCAACAACCAGCTCAAGCTCATTCAGCTGGGGGTGTTCACGGGCCTGACCAACCTCACCCAGCTGGACATCAGCGAGAACAAAATTGTCATTCTGCTTGACTATATGTTCCAGGAGCTTTACAACCTGAGGGCGCTGGAGGTGGGCGACAACGACCTCGTATTCATCTCACCCCGATCATTTCACGGCCTCAGCAACCTTGAAAGCCTCAACATTGAGGGATGCAATCTGCCCTCGGTGCCCACGAATGCTCTCAGCCATCTGCATAACCTGCTGTCACTTCGATTGCGCTATCTCAACGTCACCGTCATGAGGGATTACTCCTTTAAGAGGCTGTACCGGCTCAGAGAGCTGGAGATTTCCCAAATGCCTGCGCTGGATACCATGACCGGAAAATGCTTGTTTGGACTCAACCTCACGTCGTTGTCCGTCACAAACTGCAATCTTACCGGCATCCCCTACCAAGCCATCAGTCACCTGACATATCTCCGCTTTCTGAATCTATCGTTCAATCCCATTCACACCGTGGAAGGGAACAAACTGTTCCATCTCCAGAAGCTTCAGGCTTTTCATTTGGCCGGTGGGAGGGTGGGTGCCATTGAGCCCTACTCTTTCCGAGGACTCAACCACCTCCGTGTACTCAATGTATCAAGCAATAGCCTGAGCACCCTGGAGGAGTCCGTCTTCCACTCAGTGGGGAACCTGGAGACTCTGGCGTTGTACGACAACCCGTTGGCCTGCGACTGTCGCTTGCTCTGGGTCTTCCGCCGGCGGTGGAGGCTCAACTTCAACAGACAGCAGCCCATGTGCGCTTCGCCCGAGGTTGTTCAAGGAAAAGAGTTCAAGGACTTCCCAGACATTCTCCCACCCGACTATTTCGTCTGCCAGAAATCAAAGATCATGGAGTATAAGGTCCAAGAGAGCCACGTGGATGAAGGGACTTCCGTTCATTTCACTTGCCAAGCTGAGGGCGATCCGGTCCCTGTGATAATGTGGCTTTCCCCTAAGAAGGACTACATCACGACCAAAACTGCGGGGTCAAGACTTTCGGTTGCTAGCGAGGGCACATTGGAGGTCCGTTACGCCCAGATCCAAGACAACGGCACCTACTTGTGCATCGCGAGCAATGCAGCGGGAAACGACACCAAAGCTGCCCACCTTTTTGTGCATAGCTCCTCCCCCAATTGGCCCCACCAGCCAAACAAGACATTTGCCTTCATCTCCAACCAGCCCAGCGACGAAGGTTCCAATGTGACCCGGGCCTCGGTTCCATTTCCGTTTGATGTGAAGACCCTCATCATCGCAACCACCATGGGATTTATCTCTTTCCTCGGAGTCGTGCTGTTCTGTCTTGTAATATTGTTCCTGTGGAGTCGAGCGAAACACAATGTAAAGTCAAGTATAGAGGTTGAACATGTGCCGCCACGTaaagaggagccagaggaggcCAGTCCAACCGAGGCACCCGTACAATTCAACATGAAAATCATGTGA